One segment of Castanea sativa cultivar Marrone di Chiusa Pesio chromosome 3, ASM4071231v1 DNA contains the following:
- the LOC142630000 gene encoding squamosa promoter-binding-like protein 6 codes for MMESWSYNSEGKGILFSDEMDFQIDGFARSRKTLMEWDNKHSYDFESNELGSDREVGESTEFMELGFSDFVRKPFHGNQEVEMLSGEVGSGSSKRVVSPTCMITSCFGEVDSEAKLSSSVMDACSQDSSLIDLKLGRLADYEDAENSKLLKERPILSSSDGSSLLTKRARKTSSYCQAAFCQVYGCNKDLSSSKDYHKRHKVCDVHSKTAKVIVNGIEQRFCQQCSRFHLLAEFDDGKRSCRKRLAGHNERRRKPQLDTLSGKSHKFLQSYQGTRYLGTTMTKRTPYVFPDIFQSGVIYPEKYEQANWLRNIKLEGESICGPQSAIPITSGQLLPKTFLHLHGIGKQCCSGVPSSGAEDYAVTASTVQELSGASISSCALSLLSAQSQDLSSHLTGIPIASPQVMQDGFAHHSVGQISDKPLRVNSMEQYGPNGLYSYGMNSLEIDKMGSVMLSDTDHAADFQVHSNGIFQESDILNAKYCPSPEHAPTVNLLQLSSHLQRVERQRNSNEVKQENEDFCYFPTTRSVCNPQG; via the exons ATGATGGAGTCTTGGAGTTACAATTCTGAAGGGAAAGGCATTTTGTTCTCTGATGAAATGGATTTTCAGATTGATGGTTTTGCTAGAAGTAGAAAAACATTAATGGAATGGGACAACAAACATAGTTATGACTTTGAAAGTAATGAACTTGGTTCTGATAGAGAAGTGGGTGAGAGCACAGAATTCATGGAATTGGGATTCTCTGACTTTGTGAGAAAACCTTTTCATGGTAACCAAGAAGTGGAAATGTTGAGTGGTGAGGTTGGTAGTGGTTCTAGTAAAAGAGTAGTTTCTCCCACTTGTATGATTACTTCATGTTTTGGGGAAGTAGATTCAGAAGCAAAGCTTTCAAGTTCTGTCATGGATGCTTGTAGTCAAGATTCATCACTGATTGATTTAAAGCTAGGCAGATTGGCTGATTATGAAGATGCAGAGAATAGCAAGCTTTTGAAAGAGAGACCCATTTTGTCATCATCTGATGGATCATCCTTGCTGACAAAGAGAGCGCGCAAAACAAGTTCATACTGTCAGGCTGCCTTCTGCCAAGTCTATGGTTGTAACAAGGATTTGAGCTCCTCAAAGGATTACCACAAAAGGCATAAAGTTTGTGATGTTCACTCCAAGACTGCCAAAGTTATTGTTAATGGCATTGAACAAAGGTTTTGCCAACAGTGTAGCAG ATTTCATTTGCTGGCTGAATTTGATGATGGAAAGCGAAGTTGTCGTAAACGCCTAGCAGGCCACAATGAGCGTCGAAGGAAGCCTCAATTAGATACCCTCTCTGGTAAATCGCATAAGTTTCTTCAGTCATATCAAG GCACAAGATACCTAGGGACTACCATGACAAAGAGAACACCCTATGTTTTCCCAGACATATTTCAATCTGGCGTTATTTATCCAGAAAAATATGAACAAGCTAATTGGCTTAGAAATATCAAATTAGAAGGAGAGTCAATTTGTGGTCCTCAATCAGCAATACCTATCACAAGTGGACAGTTGCTTCCAAAAACTTTTCTACATCTGCATGGCATAGGGAAACAATGTTGTTCCGGGGTTCCTTCATCAGGAGCTGAAGACTATGCTGTTACTGCATCAACTGTCCAGGAATTGTCTGGGGCCTCAATATCCAGTtgtgctctctctcttctgtcAGCTCAATCACAGGACTTGTCAAGCCATTTGACAGGAATTCCAATAGCTAGCCCCCAGGTTATGCAAGATGGCTTTGCCCATCATAGTGTCGGTCAAATTTCTGACAAACCATTAAGGGTAAACTCTATGGAACAATATGGACCAAATGGGTTATATTCATATGGGATGAACTCGTTAGAAATCGATAAGATGGGATCTGTAATGCTTTCTGATACTGATCATGCTGCTGATTTTCAAGTTCACTCTAATGGGATTTTTCAAGAGTCAGATATTTTGAATGCCAAGTATTGTCCTTCTCCTGAACATGCACCAACTGTCAATTTGCTCCAATTGTCGTCACATCTTCAAAGAGTGGAGCGACAGAGAAATTCCAATGAAGTAAAGCAGGAAAATGAGGACTTCTGCTATTTCCCAACTACTAGATCAGTGTGCAACCCACAAG GTTAA